A single Anas platyrhynchos isolate ZD024472 breed Pekin duck chromosome 17, IASCAAS_PekinDuck_T2T, whole genome shotgun sequence DNA region contains:
- the LOC101796643 gene encoding C-type lectin domain family 2 member D5 isoform X1 has translation MGKGAQEKNHPNQEEVLNPPRDAEKQCKWDSSPHGMEKKCCRVQKLLAPLCVVLSVLVLVPLVALVVVRLQSCSSHPQFSHMCPDMWIGFQSKCYYFSDNESNWNTSLENCKAMEASLTSIDSWEELAFIKRYMGQGNHWFGLQEEVNGQWRWTNGTAFNNWFEVWGGGPCAYLNQEISSALCHTEKYWICSRPNDYVLWTRITESQNHRISRLEETSRSSSPTSDLILTSHPLNHIPKLYI, from the exons ATGGGGAAAGGAgcccaagaaaaaaatcaccccaaCCAAGAAGAAGTGCTGAACCCTCCAAGAGATGcagaaaaacaatgcaaatgGG ACTCCAGCCCCCATgggatggaaaagaaatgttGTCGTGTACAAAAGCTCCTGGCTCCTCTGTGTGTGGTGCTGAGTGTCCTTGTCCTTGTTCCGCTGGTGGCCTTGGTTG TTGTGCGTCTGCAGTCTTGCTCATCACATCCCCAATTCTCCCACATGTGCCCAGACATGTGGATCGGCTTCCAAAGCAAGTGCTACTATTTCTCGGACAATGAAAGCAACTGGAATACCAGCTTGGAGAACTGCAAGGCCATGGAAGCCTCCCTGACCTCCATAGACAGCTGGGAGGAACTG GCTTTCATCAAGCGATACATGGGCCAAGGAAACCACTGGTTCGGGCTGCAGGAGGAAGTCAACGGCCAGTGGAGGTGGACCAACGGCACAGCCTTCAACAACTG GTTTGAGGTGTGGGGAGGTGGCCCTTGTGCGTACCTAAACCAGGAGATCAGCTCAGCCCTCTGCCACACGGAGAAATACTGGATCTGCAGCAGGCCCAATGACTACGTCCTCTGGACgcgaatcacagaatcacagaatcacagaatttctagattggaagagacctcaagatcatcgagtccaacctctgacctaatactGACAAgtcatccactaaaccatatccctaagctctacatctaa
- the LOC101796643 gene encoding C-type lectin domain family 2 member B isoform X2, with protein MGKGAQEKNHPNQEEVLNPPRDAEKQCKWVVRLQSCSSHPQFSHMCPDMWIGFQSKCYYFSDNESNWNTSLENCKAMEASLTSIDSWEELAFIKRYMGQGNHWFGLQEEVNGQWRWTNGTAFNNWFEVWGGGPCAYLNQEISSALCHTEKYWICSRPNDYVLWTRITESQNHRISRLEETSRSSSPTSDLILTSHPLNHIPKLYI; from the exons ATGGGGAAAGGAgcccaagaaaaaaatcaccccaaCCAAGAAGAAGTGCTGAACCCTCCAAGAGATGcagaaaaacaatgcaaatgGG TTGTGCGTCTGCAGTCTTGCTCATCACATCCCCAATTCTCCCACATGTGCCCAGACATGTGGATCGGCTTCCAAAGCAAGTGCTACTATTTCTCGGACAATGAAAGCAACTGGAATACCAGCTTGGAGAACTGCAAGGCCATGGAAGCCTCCCTGACCTCCATAGACAGCTGGGAGGAACTG GCTTTCATCAAGCGATACATGGGCCAAGGAAACCACTGGTTCGGGCTGCAGGAGGAAGTCAACGGCCAGTGGAGGTGGACCAACGGCACAGCCTTCAACAACTG GTTTGAGGTGTGGGGAGGTGGCCCTTGTGCGTACCTAAACCAGGAGATCAGCTCAGCCCTCTGCCACACGGAGAAATACTGGATCTGCAGCAGGCCCAATGACTACGTCCTCTGGACgcgaatcacagaatcacagaatcacagaatttctagattggaagagacctcaagatcatcgagtccaacctctgacctaatactGACAAgtcatccactaaaccatatccctaagctctacatctaa